Proteins encoded within one genomic window of Haematobia irritans isolate KBUSLIRL chromosome 5, ASM5000362v1, whole genome shotgun sequence:
- the Acsf3 gene encoding acyl-CoA synthetase family member 3, producing the protein MRYLQPLQFPYYFQRRLSSIAGHPLRPEYLSKLRDCFRFEEHKQIVVPIFKKALLHGNHVAVRDSTGDYSYFQLYVNSKRLARQISNICGSGSNSSVGLLFSNDVLPILCLWACWMSGQIVIPLKTKQTFDDLSNIVAESQMKMLISPKMNGALGRQLAETHQIALLSLDQGFLKNTNHHQFNLKREIFMTDNLVFFESSLQNIFYTNGNAMKVYFSKSKEAHLLSHRHINNQMKELINVWSITSNDRILNILPSHQISSYIGTTIFPLVAGGTLHIHDPFNPVNAWSLILGINVPIKERINLVIAEPQVYASLLMEYEKLFSHDTKMLQYVKDYCSKNIRLMISCNDKLSQDVFSKWLEITGHTIFENFDITEFKASKENCIPEAHEKYPIKDDNGKLIIENRNLRIIDSKNNILMESHGRFKKKIYTTSNTVIGNLWVSSYEGTAYVKTGDIVYYQEGIFTILGREK; encoded by the exons ATGAGATATTTACAACCACTTCAATTTCCCTATTATTTTCAACGTCGTCTATCTTCGATTGCG gGGCATCCCTTACGGCCAGAATATCTATCCAAACTACGAGATTGTTTTCGGTTTGAAGAGCATAAACAAATTGTTGTTCCCATATTTAAAAAGGCTTTGCTTCATGGAAATCATGTGGCAGTGAGAGATAGTACAGGCGATTATTCATATTTTCAATTGTATGTGAACTCAAAACGTCTTGCTCGACAAATTTCTAATATATGTG gTAGTGGTTCCAACTCTTCGGTTGGACTTCTTTTTTCCAATGATGTCTTACCAATTCTATGTCTATGGGCATGTTGGATGTCTGGACAAATTGTGATACCCTTGAAAACTAAACAAACGTTTGATGATCTTTCCAACATCGTTGCTGAAAGTCAAATGAAAATGCTTATAAGCCCAAAAATGAATGGAGCATTGGGTCGTCAGTTGGCAGAAACCCATCAAATAGCTTTATTGTCCTTGGATCAAGGATTTTTGAAGAATACCAATCATCATCAGTTTAATTTGAAACGGGAAATATTTATGACTGATAATTTAGTGTTCTTTGAGAGttcattgcaaaatattttctatacaaatggaaATGCAATGAAAGTTTATTTTTCCAAATCTAAGGAAGCTCATTTACTCTCCCATAGACATATCAACAATCAAATGAAAGAATTAATTAATGTCTGGAGTATAACATCAAATGATCGTATATTGAATATCTTACCATCGCATCAGATTTCCAGTTATATAGGAACTACAATCTTTCCTTTGGTTGCTGGTGGAACTTTACATATTCATGATCCTTTTAATCCCGTGAATGCTTGGAGTCTAATATTGGGTATAAATGTTCCCATAAAAGAACGTATTAACTTGGTCATAGCCGAGCCACAAGTATATGCCAGTTTGTTAATGGAATATGAAAAACTCTTTTCACATGACACTAAAATGTTGCAATATGTAAAGGattattgttccaaaaatattcgttTAATGATATCCTGCAATGATAAATTGTCTCAAGATGTATTCTCCAAGTGGTTGGAAATTACAGGTCAcacaatatttgaaaatttcgatATTACTGAATTCAAGGCATCTAAAGAAAACTGTATTCCAGAGGCCCATGAAAAGTATCCTATTAAAGATGACAATGGAAAATTGataatagaaaatagaaatttacGTATTATAGATTCGAAAAATAATATTCTCATGGAATCGCATGGAAggtttaaaaagaaaatctatACAACATCAAATACTGTAATAGGAAATCTATGGGTGTCTTCTTACGAAGGTACAGCCTATGTGAAGACAGGTGATATAGTGTACTATCAAGAAGGGATTTTCACGATTTTGGGACGAGAAAAGTAA